TACGAAGTCACCAGTTGAAGCAAACATcttccagcagaccctgaggtaTATTGACTTATTTCTAATGACTGGGATCCTTTTCTCAGAGCATTCAATAATTATTTAACTGAATGTAAAACTAGAGAGAGTAAAACACAAACAATGCTTCCAAGTTCAGCAGCTTCCCAGGATACCTCCATCCTTAATTTCCTTGGTTAACCATAATTGGCTTATCTTCTTCTGAGAATCCTTCTTCATCTCAGGAATATGTCTGTGCTTtactgtttgtattttttttcttattagtATCttaaggctcatgctctaccactctcccTAATGGGGAGAGACACCACTCCATCTACAACAGATGTGACAGCAGTGCCATCCACTATCACTTCCTGTAATACCTAccactcttagagtcatacagcttggacacagacccttcagtccaaccagtccatgctgaacataatcccaaactaaactagtcccacctagcCCATattctccaaatctttcctattcatgtacttatccaaatgtcttttaagtgttgtaattgtacccacatccactacttcctcagaaagttcattcatCACATGAACCAGCCTCTGTGAAAATAAATTGCCCcttgtgtattttttaaatttctttcctcACCTAAAGATTTGCCCTCTGGTCTTGAAGTACCCcattttagggaaaagacaactaccattaaccctatttaTCCTCCTCGTTATtgtataaacttctgtaaggttgcctctcaacctcctactctccaatgAAAAGGGTGCCAGCTTATCCAGTCttgctttataactcaaacccttcatacctggcaacatcctggtaaatatcttctgaaccctttaCAGCTTAATAATAAcattcctataactgggcaaccagaactggacacaatattccagaagaggcctcaccaatgtcctgtacaacctcaacatgacttcccaactcctatactcaaaggactgagcagtaaaggcaagcgtgctaaatgtctttttaaccaccctgtctatgtgtgaCGCAAACATCGAAGAATTATGTTCCTGAACATCTAGGTCCCTCTATTCAACAGCACTACCCCAGCCCATTGTTTGTTGTACCATAAATGCAattccttgcatttatccagtttgaactccatcNNNNNNNNNNNNNNNNNNNNNNNNNNNNNNNNNNNNNNNNNNNNNNNNNNNNNNNNNNNNNNNNNNNNNNNNNNNNNNNNNNNNNNNNNNNNNNNNNNNNNNNNNNNNNNNNNNNNNNNNNNNNNNNNNNNNNNNNNNNNNNNNNNNNNNNNNNNNNNNNNNNNNNNNNNNNNNNNNNNNNNNNNNNNNNNNNNNNNNNNNNNNNNNNNNNNNNNNNNNNNNNNNNNNNNNNNNNNNNNNNNNNNNNNNNNNNNNNNNNNNNNNNNNNNNNNNNNNNNNNNNNNNNNNNNNNNNNNNNNNNNNNNNNNNNNNNNNNNNNNNNNNNNNNNNNNNNNNNNNNNNNNNNNNNNNNNNNNNNNNNNNNNNNNNNNNNNNNNNNNNNNNNNNNNNNNNNNNNNNNNNNNNNNNNNNNNNNNNNNNNNNNNNNNNNNNNNNNNNNNNNNNNNNNNNNNNNNNNNNNNNNNNNNNNNNNNNNNNNNNNNNNNNNNNNNNNNNNNNNNTCGCCTCAATTTCAGAAGAGatgattacactggagaggatGCTGTGGCAAATGTATCTAAGATCAGAAGACATAAGGAGGGGAGTAAGTGacttagaggagatctgagaatttttttttcccccccccaagaggttggtagaaatatggaacatgctgcctgagtgTGATTGAGGTAGGTATGCTCACAACATTTTAGTAGTGTCTGGAGGAATGCTTAAAATGCCACACATAGGCTACtgaccaaatgcaggtaaacgGGATTAGCATAATTCAGTGTTCGCTGGTCAGCACAAACATGgtaggctgaaaggtctgtttctatgtttaaatgactctatgactcccaaTATCTAAAACTCCATGTTCGAAAAGCTATTCAGAAAATTGCTCCCATTATATTGTATATTTACTGACTGCCAGACATACACAGTAGTCAATTTAAGCTGCCCTAATGCATATGAAACTCATTAATTTTAGAGCAGCAAGTGATTGTAATAAGTCACCCTCCTTCCCACTTTGCCAGATAGAAAAAGAAAGCAGCAGACCTTGAAAGGAATCAAGATGAGGGTCAAATTACTTTAGCATTGCATACCTAAGCATAAAGATCATGATTCAAATGGCAGTGTGCATCCTGCAATTTCTCTTTCAGGAATTTCAGGTATGTTTCCAGAATTTCATGAAAATATCAGACTTCCATCACATATATCAACATAATTACATGtttgtaaaagaaaattgaaatggtAGTGAATCCTACCTGGACCAAGTAGGGGGGACCGGTTTTGCGTGGCACTTGACTGATGGGGCTGAGGTGGTTGTTCAGCCACAGCGTTGCTACTACTTTGATTCACAGGATTGTTTCTATCCCACATGTTTACAGTCTTCTTATAATTGGTTGGGTCTCCCCAAGCAGAGGTACCATCATCAATCTCTATTTTGCGGCGAATAGATGGTGGGGAAGGTTCTTCCCAGCCAGTGGGTTCACTGTCCTTCTGTTTTGTAGGCAAAGATCCACCAACCCAACCCGAACTAGACTGTTTAACAGAAGCAGCTCCTCCCCAGTTGCTAAGATTATTATCCTGAAGTTTATTTCCCCAGTTCTGTGGTGCATTTGACTTTGAAGGCTCTCCCCAGCCTGCATTTGAACTTGATTTGCTGTTGGTACCGCTATTCCATCCACTAGCCTGTGATCTGGTTGTCTCATTCCAATTGGGTCCAGTATGGTTGTTTTCATTCTCCCAACTAGATCCATTTTTTTTTGCCTCACTTAAAGGTCCTGCAGCAGTATCAGTCCAATCTCCTCCACCACTCCCTACTACTCCCACTCCTCCTGATGTCCATCCTTGATTGGTTTTCTGTCCTTCACCCCAATTTTGAGACTTGGGTTTCTGAGAGTCTGCCCAGGATGGTGGTTTCTCCTCCTGATTAGAAACCCCACCCCAGGCATGGCCACttttagcagcagcagcagtagaattAGCAGAATCTCCCCATCCCCCCTGGCTATTAGACACTTTGTCTCCCCAACCTGCGTTATCAGACATAACTGTTGGTGGAAGATTTCCCCAACCAGATACTAAAGAGGTATTCGTACTGCTTATGCTGGACCCATCACTTCTCGCCCCTGAGTTTGAAGACTGGGCAGCAGCAGAACCCCAGGCCTCAGTTCCATTGTCATTTTTTCGCTCAGACCTAGGGGATTCTTGAATTTCCCAGGAAATATTTTGCTTTACTGGTGTCTGTCCCCATCCAGAATTACACAAGACTCTAGGGTCATGATCTGGCTTTGACATAACACTCTGGACCAGCCCTTGCTGTTCATTCATCCCTTTATCAGCCTTTCGTCGGCTACTACTATGCCTTCCTCCACTTCTGCTGGTGCTTCCTTCATGTTGGCTGCCAGCACTTTCATTACTTCCCTCACTACCAGTGGTACCTGAATCAGAAGGTTTGGCCAAAGAGTTAATTTGTTCATTACCTTGCTGCAAAGCAGGTGTTTGGCTGTTAACACAAAGACCCTCCCATCCTTTCCCATTTCCATTTGCTTCATTACTGGAATGCTGGTTAGAGAGTTTGCCCCATTCTCCATTTACACCATTGCTAGTGTTCCTGTTAGATGGTGTGTTACCCCAAGCTCCAATGCTACTGGGACCAGAGTGCAAGCCCCCAATGGTACCAGCCCTTGTCCATGGCAGTACTCTAGGACTGGTCGGGGGACCGGAGTCCCAAGCATTGTTTCCAACATCCTTTTGCACAGCGTTATTGGAATTGTTTGCTAATGTCTGTTTAGCACTTAAACTTAATGCAGAATTCACAGTGtctccattcccctgactaaATGCAGAGTTACTGTTGGTGGTTGTAGGATTAGTATGTGGCACTCCCCACACTGAGTTGCATGAAGGACTGTTCATTCCTTCGCCATTGCGCCCGCTGAGTTGAGAAACTGCAGATGACCCACCACCACCAGAAAGGTTTTGAAGATGAGATGGGTTTATTGTACCCATGCCTACTGTCATTGCCCAGCCTCCTGGTACAGAAACGTTGGGCAATCCATTTGCTTGCATTGCATTGATAGGATTTGGTGAAGAGTTTATGGGGTTAGTGTTATTTGGTCCATCAGTGTTAAGGTTCTGAGGTTGTATGCTGAAAGACACATTCTGTGAAGTGGACGTTTGTGTATCTGTGCTCTCTGGCTGCAGCAAATTTCCCCAGGTATTCAATGTACCTGCTGGACCATTATTAGGGTTACCATAATTCTGATCAATGGGATTACTTGGACTACAAATATTTGAAGTGCTTCCTCCTCCAACAGTTCCTTGAATTTCCTGGCCAACTACAGGCCAAGCAGCTGGATTGGCATTGGGATTAAGATTCAGATTAATACCAGCAGTAGGTGTAGAAGTGCCCCAACAGTTTGGATTTACACTTACGATACTATCAATCTTTCCATTTCCACTGGGAGCAGAGCAGTGCCCTACACCAGGGGCAGACCCTGGGGCAACAGCCCACACCCTGGATGAATTTCCATTTCCGCCATTTGCTCCGCATCCAATGGCACTCTGGTTTGAACTGCTTTGGACAAGTGCTCCATTGCCACCATtattgcaatttttgttttgtccatTGAAGTTGCCTGGTGCACTCCCTGTAGCCATGCTATTATTATCTGAGCCACAATTTGAGGCAGAGTCAGTGTCTGTGCATTCTGAGGCAGTTTCAGTCTCGTTACCAGAAATGGAAGGCCAAGCCTCTTTGTCACTTCCGTCTATTATCACTTTATCCCAGATGCTGTTTGGTTCACTCCGAAAGGGGGGCTGTCCCCAGTGGGAATTTTCATATTGCGTTCCCAGACCACTGTGGCTAAGATCTAGAAGAGACCAAAACAAAGTTAAGAAATATTCTGTATCAATCAAAATAAAGAATCACACAATGCAACTGCAGACCAAGTTATAGTAACAGCAAATTGTGAATGCATCTTTTCATTCTGTTCAGTTCACAAGCTAAACACGACAAACCTagacaaaaagggaaaaaaaagtaaattcaagATCAAAGCTACAATCAAACATGAGCAATATATTTACTGATCATAATTCAAATATTGTTAACCAGGTATTATAAAAACGATTGACAAAAACAGTTATTTTGGATACATGGAAGCATTTAAGATGAATtctttaaaattctgaaagaaaCTGAACTGCAAAACAATGATTCTGATTGATAGTTTGTAAAAAGTTTCTATTCAGATACAGTAAGAAGCTAGCAGATGTACAAGAATGACTTGAATGTTCAGTCTCAGCTCTTCCCTTAGCCCATCTGAGAAAGCATATTGACACACCCCTTGGTTACAAGCAGCACAATGATGTGAAAGATTGCAAACATAACTGCTTCTGGACATGTTTTGCTCTCATGTTATTCGTCAGTCCAGTTTCCTTAGTTCAGGTATTAAACTTACTGAAGCTGAATTCTAATACTCTAGGGCAGCCATTTCAAAAGTGAGGGTCAGAATCCCAAGTGGGGTTGTGAGCTCTGACAAAGTTAAAACAGTTGTACACCAGCTGTAATAGACCCCTGCTTTTTCAGCTCACACTCTCCACTGTCTCAGTTCTTACTGATGGTCCTCGATAATACTAAAGCCTCAAAATTGGGCCACAGTTGAAAAACGTTTGGGAAGCACTGCTATAGGGCCCTCAAAAGATCCATCTCAATTGTTGTTCTTCCTCATTGAAATCTATTTTGGTGATTGCCATCAAGACCCATAAACATATTGACAGCTTGCAGTTCCACTTCACCACCTCACTATTATCACACTACATGTACAAAATCTATCTAGTACTGAGAGCTgcaattaaattaaatatttagaagacaaaaaaaacttacatCTACCTTCCCAGTGACACTCTTCACAGCTTGGtgtcctcccagaatccaaattTAGCCTCTGAAAACCATCAGAAGTTGACATATATCGGcaaatctgcttttcttttttaaaaatcatctacATTACAATGATCCACATGTAAATCATTGATTTGTATCCCTGCCTCAACTCAATTTCTGCTGACACTCTCTTCCATGCTTTTGTCACTTTAAGGCTTGAttagttttgattagattagattagattacattacattacgtgtggaatcaggccctttggcccaacaagtccacaccgacccgccaaagcgtaacccacccatacccctacatttaccccttacctaacactacgggcaatttagcatggccaataatGCCTGGCCAACTGTCCTCGCTCTCAGTAAATTTCACCTCCTCTCAGTAAATTTCACCTCCTGGAGAGTtctgctgaacagagaccttggagtgcaagttccttgaaagtagaaagtggaatcacaggtagacagtataGTGAAGGCAGCAATTGAtatccttgcctttattggtcagtgtatggCAAAAAgtggggttgggaagtcatgttacagttgtacaggacattgattaagccaatATTGGAATggagcatgcaattctggtttctcggttataggaaggatgatatGAAATTTGAGAGGGCtctgaaaacatttacaaggatgatgccaaggTTGGAAGGTTCGAGCTACAAGAAatggctgaatagactggggctattttcccttgagtcTCGGAGGTGTGAACTTTTtaaaggtttataacatcatgaggtgcatggatagggttaatgcccAAAgttttggttggggggggggggggaaaagaggtgagaagatttaaaaaggtaccCAAGGAacaacgttttcatgtagagggtggtgtgtatgcaATGGGTTGTCAGATGAAGGGgaggagactgatacaattacaatggtttagagggatacaggcaaaatgctagcaaatggaattaaaattGATTTAGGATATggaggctctgtttccatgctgcacagatCTATGACCGTAGCTCACAATGCACTCAGATTATCTCACCTAGCATCTGCTTACATGTGCCAATTTTCCACTCCACCTCCCCCAtctcccacagacacacacgaGTCACTCAAATGACTTAAAACGTAAGGCCTCATCTCTTCAtgtctgtaacctcctacagctCACCAAAACACTGCATGCCTTTATCTCAAGCTTGTAAGTAACCTCCACACCCTTCAGCCTATTATTGACAACTATGCCCTGAACTATCAAGAACCCAACCGTAGGAATTGTTGTGCTTAGCCTCTCCAACATGTTGCCTTTTTATGGCTATCCTTAAAACATGCAATTTGACTTGGTTTCGGTTATCTCATTTAATGTCTCGTTTGGCTCAGCATCAATTTTATCTAATTATAGGTCTAAGAAGGAATcattggattgttttctctgtcAATGGcattatgtaaatgcaaattactGAATGTTTTAATTGCATGTTTTTCATAAACCTAACCCTGAACTTCAcaattagaatcacagaattccttcagtgcagaaagaggccatttggcttataAAGTCTGCAacaccctttgaagagcatcccgaCCAGAACCAGAATCAGCACTCCCCCTGCAGCCCAAACCCACATGTACCAATGCTAATCCACCGAgcatgtacatccctggacacattgggtaatttagtatggcgaAGCAaatcaacctgcacatctttggattgtgggaggaaactagagcatccaCATATACATGGGAATTGAATgtggcccctggcgctgtgaggcagcaagtgctaaccactgagccatcgtgttgcGTGGCCCTCTGTGCAAACGTGATTCGAAATCGAACATTTTTTAGTCATTACTTGGCATCTGGTCCAATAAGATCTGCGCTTGCATCAAAGTCATCCAGTTATTTTGTTCAGTATTATTTTTTCCACTTGTAGTTCATCCTGTAAATAAATTGCAATTTTGGCCCACTAAACTATACTCGCCCATAGTAACTGCACCTGCTCTCAATTATACCACTCTTACTTGTCTCAAATTCTGTCATCGCGACTTCACTCCTGCTCATAAAAGGTTTTTTTATTTATGAAATTATTAATCTCAGAACTCCCCActttaattagaaaaataattaaaactaTTTAAGTGTTTGGTAAAGTTGAAATCTTGTGAGCTATACATTACATAAAGCAGCAGCCTAATTAACGATAGGTAACCCCTAATCTTTCGCTAATACACTATACAAACCAGTAGCTAATATCCTGCAAGCTACAGATGTCTCAGTTTCGTACACCCGTAACAGCACACTGAACATCCTAGAACAAAATTACACACAATCTTTCTTAGTAACGTGACAGAGAAGCTAAATAAAGCCAATGTTCCCTTCCATTTAGAGAGGGGAGGAAAAGGGATTGGGGAAATGTCTAATCTTTATGTCATAAACATTAGACATCAATATATTCCTACCAGGAGAAAACTGGAGAGGAGTTTTCTTTTCAGAATGTGAAAATCTCAAGTGTTAGCCCTTCCCTTTTCTACCAGATTTGCttccctttcagaatgctgctgcaACAAGTATTTCAAGAGCAACCACAGCAAGTTATAGGGGAAAAATGTTGAGAAAGTCCACTAACAGACCATACACAACTAAAAACTCTCAGATGAGAAGTACCAGGGCAAAGCACTGATTTTTGAGCATAAATCTAATATTGATTATTTAAAGATTCAGACAAATTAAATTCTATGTTTCCATGGATAGAGTGCAAAAAAAACTGAGATATTGTATTAAGGCACCTTAATTACAACACTACTGATTTGCATGACCTTAAAGTTGTCTTAAATCCATTCTTCCATGTGGAAATGTTTTAAAACAGGATTAAACTAAGTAGGTGCAACTGTTCAAGTATTCCAAGCTATCAAATACAATGTTCATTGAAGCAGTTCTCACAGGATCATTTTTTTCAATGCTGTATTCCCAGGGGCTAAGTGCAAGCTTTCTCCAAAACAAGGCAGAACATTCCATAAGTGGAAAAAAAACAGCTGCTCCTCGATAGAAACAGACATTGCACCTATTCAGTAAACAATGAATTGACAGTACAGAAACCAAAATTAACCCTTTTCACTACTCTACCTGCTATCTCTTAAATGTGCACTTACAAAAAGCAGATAGTTTATCAAACTACTACCTCGTTTGGGCAACGAGTGAGGTAATAAGATGGTGAGTCAAGGGAATTTACACCATCTTGCTGCCCTCATCATTTTATCATTACTGAAATTTAGTGCAGGTAGTTTGCATGGTTCATGGCTGGGAGCAGCCCAAGTCATGATTCAACTATTGTATTGGGACaatagagttgaaactttattgctggaacagcgcaggtcaggcagcatccagggaacaggagattcgacgtttcgggcacaggcccttcttcttcggcctgtgcccgaaacgtcgaatctcctgttccctggatgctgcctgacctgctgtgctgttccagcaataaagtttcaactttgatctccagcatctgcagacctcactttctcctattgggACAATAGACCCAAAATAACTCCAGGATTCAGGAGACCCATTTAGTTCTGAACTCATTAATAACCACTATCAAAATGTGCTAATCAACCAGAAGAGACTCAGCCAAAACTATAAGATGCAGAAGTGGAatgaggctattcaacccattgggCTTGCTCCGGCATTCAATCTGGTTGATGTGTTTCTCTACTCTATTCTCcggccttttctccataactcttgatcccttaCTAATGAAGAATCTCTCTTTGCATTAAATACAGTCTCTGTGGCAACGAGTTCCACagatgcaccatcctctgtctgaaaaaaattcttatttcaattttaaatgtcgttgttgtggttctgttcgccgagctgggaatttgtgttgcagacgtttcgtcccctgtctaggtgacatcctcagtgcttgggagcctcctgtgaagcgcttctgtgatgtttcctccggcatttatagtgatttgtacctgccgcttccagttgtcagttccagctgcccgctgcagtggccggtatattgggtccaggccgatgtgcttattgattgaatcggtggatgagtgccatatcttgaggcatagcactcatccacagattcagtcaataagcacatcaacctggactcaatataccggccactgcagtgggcagctggaactgacaaccagaagcggcaggtacaaatcactataaatgccggaggaaacatcacagaagcgctccacaggaggctcccaagcactgaggatgtcacctagacaggggatgaaacgtctccaacacaaattcccagctcggtgaacagaaccaaaacaacgagcacctgaactacaaatcttctcccaaactttaaaTGTCatcctgaggctgtgtcctcagctccTAGAATCTCCTACTCGTGGAGACATCTTTCCTATTTCGACTCAGTCCAGGCCTCTCAGTTAACAATCTCATTGAACCCTCAGAGTACTAAGTGTTATTTTAATTATTATAAgtatattttaaattctgttaagACTTTCAGTAGCAACAGATCCAATGAGGAAATCTAGGGTCTTCTCATCCCTGGGATTTCTCCCCTCTACCCTAACTGATCCAGCTTATTGCTCCACCTTTCCAAGTTTGAATTGGGGTCAAATATTTGCATTCCTTCCCCTTcctattatttcatttttttctaataCCTCATTTCTCCAAAGGTAATTATATATGCTGGAGCATTAATTCAAGCTTTCTGGCAGTGCACACAAGACAGGCTATTCAACTGCTGGGAAAATCACATTCAAGTTTTACACTGTTTTCCTCCACATATGCAAATACTCTCCAATGCGAGGCAATGGAATAATGATCAATGAAAATTGTTACTTGTTTCTTTCATCCTTTGCCAGGGATACCCAACACCaggttttgttattttctttgtagatgggatgtagacattgctgattaggccaacatttgttgtccatttgtAATTGTCCTGGAGATGGTGGCgatcatagaaatcatagaatccttacagtgtggacacaggccatttggtccagcaagtccacactgaccctccaaagagctacctttttgaacagCTATAGTCCTTGGAGAGCTGGAACACCCATAGTGCTGTTcaggagagagttccagaattgTGGCCCATAAAGGTGATGTGCAGCttgagaggaacttgaaggtggtgtttccatgcagcTTCTGCCCTTGTTTTGCCAGTTCATAGTTCATATTAGTCCACAGGTAGCGGTactggacattcctgatgaagggctaatacccgaaacattgacactcctgttcctcggatgctgcctgacctgctatgcttttccagcgtcataaTGTTCGACAcagtactggaacagtttggttaAGTATGCAGCACACCTTTAGAACTGACTTCTACCTGTGAAATGAGGgaccacagaaggaggccaagatgaatcaCAGACATGATGATTCAGGTTGAAGACAGAGACAAGTCCTTCAGCATGATCTTTTGCACCAATGTGCTAGGCCCTCTCTATCATTGAACAGTAATTGTTTGTGGACCCAACCCTTCCTGTTTGATGTTTAATTGTCTATCATTATTCATGACTGGAAGTAAGAGTGCAGATCTTAGATATGATCCATTAGGTGTGGGATCATATAGCCCTGCCTATTGCATATTGCTTACATTATCGAgttttagagaagatttgtagctcgctgagctagaaagttcattttcagatgtttcgtcaccatattagggaacatcttcagtgagcctctggacgaagcactgctgatgtttcctgctttctatttatatgtttgggtttctttgggttggtgatgtcatttcctatggtgatgtcacaTTATTTGGCATGCAGGTAAACTATGCTGTAGCCTCACCAGGGGTTGATGCCTTATTTTAGGCGTACCTGGTGCTATTTCTGATATGCCCTGCTGAGTATTTACAAACCCAGGATGATCTCCTGACTTGATGGCAATGGCAGATTTGGGTAAACAGATTGGGCACGAATAGAATTGTGCTTTTGACTCCCCACAGCATCTCATGatgtccagttttgagttgctcaaTATATGTTTGAAGACTGTTCCATTTAGCACGATGGTAATGCCACATGACGCAATGAAAgctatcctcaatgtgaagaggAGACTTCATTGTCACAAGGACTATACAGGGACCATTCCCACTGACAGTCATGGATGGTGACATCTGCGACAAATAGATTGTTGAGAACAAGGTCTATTAGATTTTCCCCTATTGTTGGCTTGCTCATTACTTCCCACAGTCCCAATTTggtagctatgtcctttaggattcaGGTAGCTCAATAATCATTAATCATGCCAGtcttaatgattagattagattacttacagtatgaaaacagacccattcattcccctacatttacctcttcacctaacactacagacaatttagcatggccaattcaccgaacctgcacaactttggactgtgggagaaaaccgaagcatccggaggaaactcacacagacactgggagaatgtgcaaactccacacagacagttgcccgagacgagaattgaatccgggtctctgacgctgtgaggcagcagattaTATTCTGGGCCATTGCCACTTTCAAATACTTCTTCTATGTGAAGTTCAATATGGGAAAGTACTGATTCATAGgggatgtgtttgttggtgtgcatgtgtttgttgtTTTGTGTGGGATTTGTGTAGTGTGCAGATCTGTATGGGCTCGCAATCATAATtctccatgtttgacctgattcTGAGATTACATATg
Above is a window of Chiloscyllium plagiosum isolate BGI_BamShark_2017 chromosome 24, ASM401019v2, whole genome shotgun sequence DNA encoding:
- the LOC122562107 gene encoding trinucleotide repeat-containing gene 6C protein-like isoform X2 is translated as MVGRHLQSDLSHSGLGTQYENSHWGQPPFRSEPNSIWDKVIIDGSDKEAWPSISGNETETASECTDTDSASNCGSDNNSMATGSAPGNFNGQNKNCNNGGNGALVQSSSNQSAIGCGANGGNGNSSRVWAVAPGSAPGVGHCSAPSGNGKIDSIVSVNPNCWGTSTPTAGINLNLNPNANPAAWPVVGQEIQGTVGGGSTSNICSPSNPIDQNYGNPNNGPAGTLNTWGNLLQPESTDTQTSTSQNVSFSIQPQNLNTDGPNNTNPINSSPNPINAMQANGLPNVSVPGGWAMTVGMGTINPSHLQNLSGGGGSSAVSQLSGRNGEGMNSPSCNSVWGVPHTNPTTTNSNSAFSQGNGDTVNSALSLSAKQTLANNSNNAVQKDVGNNAWDSGPPTSPRVLPWTRAGTIGGLHSGPSSIGAWGNTPSNRNTSNGVNGEWGKLSNQHSSNEANGNGKGWEGLCVNSQTPALQQGNEQINSLAKPSDSGTTGSEGSNESAGSQHEGSTSRSGGRHSSSRRKADKGMNEQQGLVQSVMSKPDHDPRVLCNSGWGQTPVKQNISWEIQESPRSERKNDNGTEAWGSAAAQSSNSGARSDGSSISSTNTSLVSGWGNLPPTVMSDNAGWGDKVSNSQGGWGDSANSTAAAAKSGHAWGGVSNQEEKPPSWADSQKPKSQNWGEGQKTNQGWTSGGVGVVGSGGGDWTDTAAGPLSEAKKNGSSWENENNHTGPNWNETTRSQASGWNSGTNSKSSSNAGWGEPSKSNAPQNWGNKLQDNNLSNWGGAASVKQSSSGWVGGSLPTKQKDSEPTGWEEPSPPSIRRKIEIDDGTSAWGDPTNYKKTVNMWDRNNPVNQSSSNAVAEQPPQPHQSSATQNRSPLLGPGRIHYHFNFLLQTCNYVDICDGSLIFS
- the LOC122562107 gene encoding trinucleotide repeat-containing gene 6C protein-like isoform X1 yields the protein MEEKKKKKQEEKKKKEAAQKKAAEHKTKVPEPTKTSQSQPQPANSCNSTSTTTITNSSGNNGKRASINCQQQALSRYPPREVPPRFRHQEQKQLLKRGQPLPPGTVISNSLAQVTGQAAANPSQHSVQQASGGQQQLQHPSKGQTDLSHSGLGTQYENSHWGQPPFRSEPNSIWDKVIIDGSDKEAWPSISGNETETASECTDTDSASNCGSDNNSMATGSAPGNFNGQNKNCNNGGNGALVQSSSNQSAIGCGANGGNGNSSRVWAVAPGSAPGVGHCSAPSGNGKIDSIVSVNPNCWGTSTPTAGINLNLNPNANPAAWPVVGQEIQGTVGGGSTSNICSPSNPIDQNYGNPNNGPAGTLNTWGNLLQPESTDTQTSTSQNVSFSIQPQNLNTDGPNNTNPINSSPNPINAMQANGLPNVSVPGGWAMTVGMGTINPSHLQNLSGGGGSSAVSQLSGRNGEGMNSPSCNSVWGVPHTNPTTTNSNSAFSQGNGDTVNSALSLSAKQTLANNSNNAVQKDVGNNAWDSGPPTSPRVLPWTRAGTIGGLHSGPSSIGAWGNTPSNRNTSNGVNGEWGKLSNQHSSNEANGNGKGWEGLCVNSQTPALQQGNEQINSLAKPSDSGTTGSEGSNESAGSQHEGSTSRSGGRHSSSRRKADKGMNEQQGLVQSVMSKPDHDPRVLCNSGWGQTPVKQNISWEIQESPRSERKNDNGTEAWGSAAAQSSNSGARSDGSSISSTNTSLVSGWGNLPPTVMSDNAGWGDKVSNSQGGWGDSANSTAAAAKSGHAWGGVSNQEEKPPSWADSQKPKSQNWGEGQKTNQGWTSGGVGVVGSGGGDWTDTAAGPLSEAKKNGSSWENENNHTGPNWNETTRSQASGWNSGTNSKSSSNAGWGEPSKSNAPQNWGNKLQDNNLSNWGGAASVKQSSSGWVGGSLPTKQKDSEPTGWEEPSPPSIRRKIEIDDGTSAWGDPTNYKKTVNMWDRNNPVNQSSSNAVAEQPPQPHQSSATQNRSPLLGPGRIHYHFNFLLQTCNYVDICDGSLIFS